From a single Rhodococcus qingshengii JCM 15477 genomic region:
- a CDS encoding Lrp/AsnC family transcriptional regulator: MIEETQDSAVLDDVDLALINCLQLDPRASWRTVGDALKVDPVTVARRWQRLQDSGTAWVSARATGHGRPESCLAFVEVDCTTSNALTIAERLARWPHVLSVEHTSGPGDLTLLVEVRDMAFLSRFLLRSLASVPGIVSSRAHLVTEVFAIGDDWKLQVLDAAQRATMTDRPVRYKYAPTDQRHHGKTFDAVDRQLILKLGEDGRSSIAELTVGTGLSESTVRRRLAELTSRNQIVFRCDVSLPLSGWPLVTWVWGYVDPTDRSTIRALVERVPGTRVCMRISGGRANTLLAIAAHSLRETPITEVQLAQEAPGLVVLNRSVVLRSMKRVGRLLDDEGKSAGVVPMDIWAEAPEIE; encoded by the coding sequence ATGATCGAAGAAACGCAGGATTCCGCCGTACTGGACGACGTCGACCTCGCCCTGATCAATTGCCTGCAACTCGACCCGCGAGCGTCGTGGCGCACGGTTGGCGACGCGCTCAAAGTGGATCCGGTTACCGTGGCTCGCCGCTGGCAGCGGTTACAGGATTCCGGCACCGCCTGGGTCTCTGCCAGGGCAACCGGCCATGGCCGTCCGGAGTCGTGTCTGGCTTTTGTCGAAGTCGACTGCACGACTTCGAACGCGTTGACGATTGCAGAACGACTTGCCCGCTGGCCGCACGTACTGAGCGTCGAACACACAAGCGGCCCAGGCGACTTGACACTTCTCGTCGAGGTCAGAGACATGGCTTTCCTGTCGCGCTTCCTGCTTCGGTCGCTCGCGTCGGTACCCGGGATCGTCAGTTCGCGTGCACACCTCGTCACCGAGGTCTTCGCGATCGGAGACGACTGGAAATTGCAGGTACTCGATGCCGCGCAGCGAGCGACGATGACAGACCGGCCTGTGCGATACAAATACGCGCCGACGGATCAGCGCCATCACGGGAAGACGTTCGACGCGGTCGATCGCCAATTGATATTGAAGCTGGGCGAGGACGGTCGATCCTCGATTGCCGAGCTCACGGTCGGTACCGGCCTCAGCGAAAGTACGGTCAGGCGGCGACTTGCCGAATTGACGTCGCGCAACCAGATCGTGTTCCGCTGCGACGTGTCTCTACCGCTGTCCGGCTGGCCCCTCGTGACCTGGGTGTGGGGATATGTCGATCCCACGGACCGGTCGACGATTCGTGCCCTGGTGGAGCGAGTGCCGGGAACGCGGGTGTGCATGCGGATATCCGGTGGACGCGCCAACACACTGCTCGCGATCGCCGCACACTCCCTTCGCGAAACTCCCATTACCGAAGTACAACTCGCACAAGAGGCACCGGGCCTGGTGGTGCTGAACAGGTCAGTGGTGCTGCGATCGATGAAGAGGGTGGGCCGACTTCTCGACGACGAGGGCAAGAGTGCCGGGGTCGTACCGATGGACATCTGGGCGGAAGCCCCGGAGATCGAGTGA
- the argE gene encoding acetylornithine deacetylase: MSSTTLPAVPTERSFEWVQRLIGIDTTSAVSNRPLIDLIAAELRRHGVEPVLVADDEGTKLNLLATFTPPDGSTAGGVMFSGHTDVVPVDDQDWSSDPFAPDVRDGSLYGRGTCDMKSFIGIVVAAIPDIVARPLAKPIHFAFSYDEEVGCIGAAGLVEEVVSRNLCPDVCVVGEPSEMRVIRAHKSMNVIRVDLHGVSAHSSLTPQGVNAIEYGAELIRFVRSAADELRASGPYDDAFDVAWTTCSVNLVSGGIAVNTVPEDCSITFEFRSISSAGAADLLERFAAEANRIENLMQEENPSASVTMHVSASVPPLETDANASAAALVEQWGGRASDEKVAYATEAGMFASIGIPTVVCGPGSITQAHAPDEYVTLDQLAQCEQFVRNVIAHARA, encoded by the coding sequence ATGTCATCGACCACGTTGCCCGCTGTTCCGACAGAGAGAAGCTTCGAGTGGGTGCAACGCCTCATCGGAATCGATACGACGAGTGCCGTGAGCAATCGACCGTTGATCGATCTCATTGCGGCGGAACTACGTCGCCATGGGGTCGAGCCGGTACTTGTTGCCGATGACGAGGGAACGAAGCTCAACTTGTTGGCAACGTTCACTCCTCCTGACGGAAGTACTGCCGGCGGTGTGATGTTCTCCGGCCATACAGACGTAGTGCCGGTCGACGATCAAGACTGGAGTAGCGACCCTTTCGCGCCCGACGTTCGCGACGGAAGCCTGTACGGACGTGGCACGTGCGACATGAAGTCGTTCATCGGGATCGTCGTCGCTGCGATCCCCGACATCGTTGCTCGGCCGCTGGCGAAGCCTATTCACTTTGCATTCTCCTACGACGAGGAAGTCGGCTGCATCGGTGCGGCCGGGTTGGTCGAGGAGGTTGTTTCCCGGAACCTGTGCCCTGATGTGTGCGTCGTCGGAGAGCCGTCAGAGATGCGGGTCATTCGCGCACACAAGTCGATGAACGTCATACGTGTTGATCTGCATGGTGTTTCGGCGCACTCGTCGCTCACTCCGCAAGGAGTCAACGCGATCGAATACGGCGCGGAGTTGATTCGATTCGTCAGAAGCGCGGCCGACGAGCTCCGTGCGTCCGGCCCGTACGACGACGCATTCGACGTGGCCTGGACGACGTGTTCGGTCAATCTCGTATCCGGCGGGATCGCAGTGAACACTGTCCCCGAGGATTGCTCCATCACTTTCGAATTCAGGAGCATCAGCTCAGCTGGCGCCGCAGATTTGCTCGAACGCTTTGCCGCCGAGGCGAATCGGATCGAAAACCTGATGCAGGAAGAAAACCCGTCAGCCTCCGTGACGATGCACGTGTCGGCCTCGGTTCCTCCCCTGGAGACGGATGCGAATGCTTCGGCGGCCGCACTGGTCGAACAATGGGGTGGTCGGGCCTCGGACGAAAAGGTCGCGTACGCCACCGAGGCCGGGATGTTCGCGAGTATCGGTATCCCCACTGTCGTGTGTGGGCCGGGAAGCATCACTCAGGCGCATGCACCTGACGAGTACGTGACACTTGACCAATTGGCACAGTGCGAGCAGTTCGTTCGGAACGTCATCGCTCACGCCCGCGCCTGA
- a CDS encoding MFS transporter: MSTATTPTSGTVTPERLAAARKAVISSSLGAALEWFDVIVYASFAVVIAHNFFPGGDNTLGLILTFATFAISYVIRPLGGMVLGSYADRRGRKNALTLTMMLMMIGTLIMAVAPTTSMIGPWAGVVILVSRLIQGFSAGGEFGTATTFLVETAPHKKAFYSSWQVASQGASVFLASLFGYVLNTHLSHEALYSWGWRVPFFFGIIVGPVGLYIRAKLDETDDFKTSVPEKAPLKTTLTRHLGRVLTGAAVVGVATISIYLILYMPTFAVKNLGVSASAGYLGGIVAGLVTLITVPLIGHLADRVGPARVMTWAAVAAIVLAWPLFKLMVDHPSTLTLVLVVSVLGVIMAFAFGPLPALMSSLFPAEIRATGMSLSYNLGVTLLGGIAPLVLTWLISTTGSLDAPSYYYMTVAVLSLGGLWSARTLFRQK, encoded by the coding sequence ATGTCCACGGCAACTACGCCAACCTCCGGAACAGTCACCCCGGAACGCCTGGCCGCTGCTCGCAAGGCGGTGATCAGCAGTTCGCTCGGCGCTGCGCTCGAATGGTTCGACGTCATCGTCTACGCATCATTCGCAGTGGTGATCGCCCATAATTTCTTTCCCGGCGGCGACAACACGCTCGGTTTGATACTGACGTTCGCGACGTTCGCGATCTCGTACGTCATCCGGCCGCTTGGCGGGATGGTTCTCGGAAGCTATGCCGACCGTCGCGGGCGCAAGAACGCCTTGACGTTGACGATGATGCTGATGATGATCGGCACGCTCATCATGGCCGTGGCGCCGACGACCTCGATGATCGGACCGTGGGCGGGCGTCGTCATCCTTGTTTCGCGTCTCATTCAAGGATTCTCCGCCGGCGGTGAATTCGGTACTGCTACAACCTTCCTCGTGGAGACTGCGCCACACAAGAAGGCGTTCTACTCTTCCTGGCAAGTTGCCAGCCAAGGTGCCTCGGTTTTCCTGGCATCGCTGTTCGGATACGTGCTCAACACTCACCTTTCGCATGAAGCGCTCTACTCGTGGGGCTGGCGCGTTCCGTTCTTCTTCGGCATCATCGTCGGGCCGGTCGGACTCTACATCCGTGCCAAGCTTGACGAAACGGACGATTTCAAGACGAGTGTTCCGGAAAAGGCTCCGCTGAAGACGACGCTGACCAGGCATCTCGGCCGGGTGCTGACCGGTGCCGCAGTAGTGGGCGTCGCGACGATCTCGATCTATCTCATCTTGTACATGCCGACGTTTGCCGTGAAGAACCTCGGAGTTTCCGCCTCTGCCGGCTATCTCGGCGGCATCGTCGCCGGACTGGTCACCTTGATCACCGTGCCGTTGATCGGGCATCTTGCAGACCGGGTCGGACCGGCGAGAGTTATGACCTGGGCCGCCGTTGCGGCAATCGTCTTGGCCTGGCCGCTCTTCAAATTGATGGTCGATCACCCGTCGACTCTGACCCTCGTCCTGGTTGTTTCGGTCCTGGGTGTCATCATGGCGTTTGCCTTCGGTCCCTTGCCTGCCTTGATGAGTTCGCTGTTCCCGGCAGAGATCCGGGCTACCGGCATGTCATTGTCGTACAACCTCGGAGTGACCTTGCTCGGCGGAATCGCGCCGTTGGTCTTGACCTGGTTGATCAGTACAACAGGCTCGCTCGACGCCCCGAGCTACTACTACATGACCGTCGCAGTGCTCTCCCTCGGCGGGCTGTGGTCGGCAAGAACGCTTTTCAGGCAGAAGTGA
- a CDS encoding helix-turn-helix domain-containing protein — translation MGWYTPQSVAPDLSDILVCGWTACAEGEHLLVPDACMDVLWIRGVGIRVCGPETAAWSFTLPPGTRSVGVRFRPGSASPMLRTSASELRDSRADLSDVTDARTERILLNRLENSEDHEQVSILESAVRSWVSSSFRHDPVINHVRTALSEHSWNVSSLADAAALTSRQLQRRCNDAFGYGPATLRSILRLQRFMALARSRPALGLAESAAHCGFSDQAHLTRECRRISSLTPAALLRTQAPDWHGSDTVVALAEGDAVA, via the coding sequence ATGGGTTGGTACACACCACAATCGGTCGCCCCGGATCTCTCCGACATCCTGGTGTGTGGCTGGACGGCGTGCGCAGAAGGAGAACACCTCCTCGTGCCCGATGCTTGCATGGACGTGCTGTGGATACGCGGCGTCGGCATACGCGTCTGTGGCCCCGAAACCGCTGCATGGTCATTCACTCTTCCGCCCGGAACACGCTCCGTGGGTGTTCGATTCCGCCCTGGATCGGCATCGCCGATGTTGCGAACCTCGGCGTCCGAGCTTCGGGATTCTCGCGCCGATCTCAGCGATGTAACCGACGCACGCACGGAACGAATACTGTTGAACCGCTTGGAAAATTCCGAAGACCACGAACAGGTCTCCATCCTCGAAAGCGCTGTTCGGAGTTGGGTAAGTTCGAGTTTCCGTCACGATCCGGTGATCAACCACGTTCGCACCGCACTGTCCGAACATTCGTGGAATGTCAGCTCTCTCGCCGACGCGGCGGCACTGACTTCGCGCCAACTCCAACGTCGATGCAACGACGCCTTCGGATACGGCCCGGCAACGCTGCGCTCGATCCTGCGCCTCCAGCGCTTCATGGCGCTCGCTCGCAGTCGACCCGCGCTGGGACTCGCTGAATCCGCAGCGCACTGCGGATTCAGCGATCAGGCCCATTTGACTCGTGAATGCCGCCGAATCTCGTCACTGACCCCGGCAGCTCTACTCCGAACTCAAGCCCCCGACTGGCACGGGTCGGATACCGTCGTCGCGCTAGCAGAGGGAGACGCGGTCGCGTAA
- a CDS encoding response regulator transcription factor: MSLILAATDRSELAQTLGTELIHFGHQIQLVRTGRRLLDDLDTDSFDIAVIDLLLPDIDGYEIARQIRLRSSMPIMMLVDTYEDIDEAPHRAVSDFVLNPIDSHALDLRVTAILRETAHPAPGKHQRHGDLLLDRRAMTATMGGKLLVLSRTEWRVLLELSTEPGRVFSRDHLIRNVWGSDHERTRVVDATILSLRSKLESDPAKPKYIKTIRGFGYRFGPVD; encoded by the coding sequence GTGAGCTTGATACTTGCAGCTACCGACCGTTCGGAGCTTGCCCAGACACTCGGTACCGAATTAATACATTTCGGGCACCAGATACAGCTCGTCCGCACCGGGCGCCGCCTACTCGATGACCTGGACACCGACAGTTTCGATATCGCCGTGATCGATCTCCTTCTGCCGGACATCGACGGCTACGAGATCGCACGGCAGATCCGCTTGCGCAGTTCGATGCCGATCATGATGCTGGTGGATACCTACGAGGACATCGACGAAGCACCACATCGCGCTGTCTCGGACTTTGTGCTGAACCCGATCGATTCTCACGCGCTCGATCTTCGGGTCACCGCAATCCTTCGTGAAACCGCACATCCCGCCCCCGGCAAACACCAACGTCACGGTGACCTGCTCCTCGATCGACGTGCGATGACGGCGACGATGGGCGGAAAGCTGCTGGTCCTCAGCCGGACAGAATGGCGGGTGCTCCTGGAGCTGTCGACCGAGCCTGGGCGCGTGTTCTCACGTGATCACCTGATCCGAAACGTGTGGGGTTCCGACCACGAAAGGACGCGTGTAGTCGACGCAACCATTCTCAGCCTGCGGTCCAAACTCGAATCCGATCCCGCGAAACCGAAGTACATCAAAACCATCAGGGGATTCGGATACCGCTTCGGCCCGGTCGACTGA
- a CDS encoding DUF6191 domain-containing protein, translated as MGTLFALTLPGLLVLLVLFAFAETLWNRLTGGRALPWTRGRTTRPVSAAGFEEVAALFQGSKHHEFEQRQSALMHREDGTDGDPPWVSVDPEANKVVLRRRS; from the coding sequence ATGGGCACTCTGTTCGCGTTGACGCTGCCAGGCTTGCTCGTGCTGCTGGTCCTGTTCGCTTTCGCCGAGACTCTCTGGAACCGGCTCACCGGCGGCCGGGCACTGCCGTGGACTCGGGGACGTACGACTCGTCCGGTCTCGGCCGCGGGCTTCGAAGAGGTTGCTGCCCTGTTTCAGGGGTCCAAGCATCATGAATTCGAACAGCGTCAGAGCGCATTGATGCATCGTGAGGACGGAACGGACGGTGACCCGCCGTGGGTGTCTGTCGATCCGGAAGCTAACAAGGTCGTTCTCCGTCGACGGAGTTGA
- a CDS encoding pentapeptide repeat-containing protein has protein sequence MIAGQTNLLADCSSCFGLCCVALPFSKSSDFATNKNAGDPCKNLQQDFRCGIHTGLRKKGFTGCTVYDCFGAGQKVSQQTYDGVSWRDAPETASDMFETFPVIRQLHELLWYLAEARSLKQTHSIRKELDAALAETESLTNGTPSQIRAVDVSAHRAAVNTLLLQTSNLVRSPISTKKGRKLDHRGADLIGAKFRGSDLRGANFRGSYLIGADLRDCELDRADLIGADLRGTDIRGTKLRGSIFLTQFQINGAIGDSATTLPDSLTRPSHWA, from the coding sequence GTGATTGCCGGCCAGACCAATCTGCTCGCAGATTGCAGCAGTTGCTTCGGTCTGTGCTGCGTCGCACTCCCCTTTTCCAAGTCCTCCGACTTCGCGACCAACAAGAATGCCGGCGACCCCTGCAAGAACCTGCAGCAGGATTTCCGTTGCGGCATTCACACCGGATTGCGAAAGAAGGGCTTCACCGGTTGCACCGTCTACGACTGTTTCGGTGCGGGACAGAAGGTTTCACAGCAGACCTACGACGGCGTCAGCTGGCGTGATGCCCCGGAGACCGCGTCAGACATGTTCGAAACCTTCCCTGTCATACGCCAGTTGCACGAACTGCTCTGGTATCTCGCCGAAGCCCGCTCGCTGAAGCAAACCCACTCGATACGAAAGGAACTCGACGCTGCACTCGCAGAGACGGAAAGCCTGACCAACGGCACACCTTCGCAGATTCGAGCCGTCGACGTCTCAGCACACCGAGCGGCAGTCAACACACTGCTCTTGCAGACGAGTAACCTTGTGCGCTCACCGATCTCAACCAAGAAGGGTCGAAAACTCGACCACCGCGGCGCAGACCTCATCGGCGCCAAATTTCGTGGTTCCGATCTACGTGGGGCCAACTTTCGCGGGAGTTACCTGATCGGTGCAGACCTCCGCGACTGCGAACTCGATCGAGCCGATCTGATCGGTGCAGACTTACGCGGCACCGACATTCGCGGCACAAAACTCCGCGGCAGTATCTTTCTCACTCAGTTCCAGATCAACGGGGCGATCGGCGATTCGGCTACCACACTTCCCGATTCACTGACCCGCCCCAGCCACTGGGCCTGA